One genomic window of Actinoplanes lobatus includes the following:
- a CDS encoding S1 family peptidase produces MLNPKLRRPIVGLAAGILVASGLAASPATAAPVAGDPSFAPSALASGLDARLGSRDAGSYIDASGKIVVNVTDAATAAEVTAAGATARYVARSGATLAAADESLKVNLKTPGTAFAVDPVSNQVVVSIDETITGAKLAAVQATVAKLGDAARIESVPGKTSIKISGGDAIYTGGSRCSLGFNVRNSAGTNYFLTAGHCTNAGATWTNGSATLGTRAGTSFPGNDYGIVRYTNTTITKTGGVGTSVDITSAATPAVGATVYRRGSTTGTRSGRVTALNSTVNYAEGSVSGLIRTTVCAEPGDSGGSLYSGTTAHGLTSGGSGNCTSGGVTYFQPVVEALSVYGVSVF; encoded by the coding sequence GTGCTCAACCCCAAGCTGCGCCGGCCGATCGTCGGCCTGGCCGCGGGCATCCTCGTGGCCAGTGGACTCGCGGCCTCGCCCGCGACCGCCGCCCCGGTCGCCGGTGACCCGTCCTTCGCCCCCTCCGCCCTCGCCTCCGGCCTCGACGCCCGCCTGGGCTCCCGCGACGCCGGCTCATACATCGACGCCTCCGGCAAGATCGTGGTCAACGTGACCGACGCGGCGACCGCCGCCGAGGTGACCGCGGCCGGCGCGACCGCCCGCTACGTGGCCCGCAGCGGCGCCACCCTGGCGGCCGCCGACGAGAGCCTGAAGGTCAACCTCAAGACCCCCGGTACGGCGTTCGCCGTCGACCCGGTCAGCAACCAGGTCGTCGTCAGCATCGACGAGACGATCACCGGCGCCAAGCTGGCCGCCGTCCAGGCCACCGTCGCCAAGCTCGGCGACGCGGCCCGCATCGAGTCGGTCCCGGGCAAGACGAGCATCAAGATCTCCGGCGGCGACGCCATCTACACCGGCGGATCACGCTGCTCCCTCGGCTTCAACGTGCGCAACAGCGCCGGCACGAACTACTTCCTGACCGCCGGGCACTGCACCAACGCCGGCGCCACCTGGACCAACGGTTCCGCCACGCTGGGGACCCGGGCCGGCACCAGCTTCCCCGGCAACGACTACGGCATCGTCCGCTACACCAACACGACCATCACCAAGACCGGCGGCGTCGGCACCTCGGTCGACATCACCTCGGCCGCCACCCCGGCCGTCGGCGCCACCGTCTACCGCCGTGGCTCCACCACCGGCACCCGCTCCGGCCGGGTCACCGCGCTCAACAGCACGGTGAACTACGCCGAGGGCTCGGTCTCCGGCCTGATCCGCACCACGGTCTGCGCCGAGCCCGGCGACAGCGGCGGCTCGCTCTACTCCGGCACCACCGCGCACGGCCTGACCTCGGGCGGTAGCGGAAACTGCACCAGCGGTGGCGTCACCTACTTCCAGCCGGTGGTCGAGGCCCTCAGCGTGTACGGGGTCTCGGTCTTCTGA
- a CDS encoding winged helix-turn-helix domain-containing protein codes for MSALAVAHPHTTYSRPVLLRPVPDPPPVAGADEPVTVTISIAGGAGGRERVLAALRELVHAASAVEVDEPVAVPAGGLRLDPLARTAFRGGRPLELSRLEYDLLLFLARHPRQVFSRAQLLTHVWGHRHTTNRTVDVHVSRLRTKLDDPELITTVYGLGYRLSDDAGITVVDHG; via the coding sequence ATGTCAGCTCTCGCCGTCGCACATCCGCACACCACGTACTCCCGCCCGGTCCTGCTCCGCCCGGTGCCCGACCCGCCGCCGGTGGCCGGCGCCGACGAGCCGGTGACCGTGACGATCAGCATCGCGGGCGGGGCCGGTGGCCGGGAGCGGGTGCTCGCCGCGCTGCGTGAGCTGGTGCACGCGGCCTCCGCGGTGGAGGTGGACGAGCCGGTCGCCGTGCCCGCCGGCGGGCTCCGGCTCGACCCCCTCGCCCGTACCGCGTTCCGTGGTGGCCGTCCGCTCGAGCTCAGCCGCCTGGAGTACGACCTGCTGCTCTTCCTGGCCCGGCACCCCCGTCAGGTGTTCAGCCGCGCCCAGTTGCTGACCCACGTCTGGGGCCACCGGCACACCACCAACCGCACGGTCGACGTGCACGTCAGCCGGCTGCGCACCAAGCTCGACGACCCGGAGCTGATCACCACGGTGTACGGCCTGGGCTACCGCCTCTCCGACGACGCCGGGATCACCGTCGTCGACCACGGGTGA
- a CDS encoding NADPH-dependent FMN reductase, whose translation MTGIVVISGNPRAGSRTSTLAIAVGQAIAGQLGSPEPHVIEVGSLGAGLLTPGDEATKAALAAITDANLLVVATPTYKGSYTGVLKVLLDQLPAQALAGKLSVPVVTAGVAPQAAAAEAILRQLLVELGAIVVRPGLPVLEADLAESTEIAQKYAAALDW comes from the coding sequence ATGACGGGAATCGTGGTGATCTCCGGCAACCCCCGGGCCGGGTCCCGGACGTCCACATTGGCCATCGCGGTCGGCCAGGCGATCGCCGGGCAGCTCGGGTCACCCGAGCCGCACGTGATCGAGGTCGGCTCGCTCGGCGCCGGCCTGCTCACCCCGGGCGACGAGGCGACGAAAGCCGCGCTCGCGGCGATCACCGATGCGAACCTCCTGGTCGTCGCGACACCCACCTACAAGGGCAGCTACACCGGAGTGCTCAAGGTGCTGCTCGACCAACTGCCGGCGCAGGCACTGGCCGGAAAACTGAGCGTCCCGGTGGTGACCGCCGGCGTCGCGCCGCAGGCCGCCGCGGCCGAGGCGATCCTGCGACAGCTGCTGGTCGAGCTCGGCGCCATCGTGGTCCGGCCGGGCCTGCCGGTGCTGGAGGCCGACCTGGCCGAGTCCACCGAGATCGCTCAGAAGTACGCGGCCGCGCTGGACTGGTGA
- a CDS encoding response regulator transcription factor, translated as MIRVLLVDDQQLVRAGLRMLCDAADGMEVVGEAGDGRQAVELAARLLPDVIVMDLRMPGVDGITATSRIIGARPASRVLVLTTFGDDDHLYPALQAGACGFLLKDAPPDELLNGIRQVAAGESPFSGEVLRRLVRRAVDARPAAPRPRVAGLTAREEEVLGLVGEGLSNTEIAERMHIGVTTVKTHITALMTKTGSPNRVRLALLAHRS; from the coding sequence TTGATCCGGGTGTTGCTTGTGGACGATCAGCAGCTGGTCCGTGCCGGGCTGCGGATGCTGTGCGACGCGGCGGACGGCATGGAGGTGGTCGGCGAGGCGGGGGACGGCCGGCAGGCGGTCGAACTGGCCGCCCGCCTGCTGCCCGACGTGATCGTCATGGACCTGCGCATGCCCGGCGTCGACGGGATCACCGCCACCAGCCGGATCATCGGCGCCCGGCCGGCGTCCCGCGTCCTGGTGCTGACCACCTTCGGCGACGACGACCACCTCTACCCGGCACTCCAGGCCGGGGCCTGCGGTTTCCTGCTCAAGGACGCCCCACCGGACGAGCTGCTGAACGGGATCCGGCAGGTGGCCGCCGGGGAGAGCCCGTTCAGCGGGGAGGTGCTGCGGCGGCTGGTGCGGCGCGCGGTCGACGCCCGCCCGGCGGCGCCCCGCCCCCGGGTGGCCGGGTTGACCGCCCGTGAGGAGGAGGTGCTCGGGCTGGTCGGCGAGGGTCTGAGCAACACCGAGATCGCCGAGCGCATGCACATCGGGGTGACCACGGTGAAGACCCACATCACCGCGCTGATGACCAAGACCGGGAGCCCGAACCGGGTGCGCCTGGCGCTGCTCGCCCACCGGTCCTGA
- a CDS encoding sensor histidine kinase has protein sequence MGWAGRLFNVRDTLPRMILLEISGLSYLLVSCRTETPPTGPQWVLAVLAFALGLLLHNRQPVNLAVQTVLFAVALSVLDDSTINQVGTGWALGELAFWAPRFAYVWVGAGSVAAVYLIFGLPGSGVSVTEAIVGLGTNLGLPILLGTVGRTNQQLAVQAMRRAESEQRAARADERSAIARELHDVVAHHVASMVLRVGVARHVLPGIGPETAAVFDDVHRTGTAALADLRRLVAVLRDPDGVRGDAALTAIEPSALPAALDGAVETARRAGVIVEAEIDPAVGGLDAVRGLAVLRLTQEALTNVAKHAGPSATARLRVSVSGADVDWEVADDGGARVARTETPPGGGHGLTGMRERVEVLGGVLTAGPSGRGWRVGTVLPGEAS, from the coding sequence ATGGGCTGGGCGGGTCGGTTGTTCAACGTTCGCGACACACTGCCGCGGATGATCCTGCTGGAGATCAGCGGCCTGTCCTACCTGCTGGTGTCCTGCCGGACGGAGACTCCGCCGACCGGTCCACAGTGGGTGCTCGCGGTCCTCGCGTTCGCGCTCGGCCTGCTGCTGCACAACCGGCAGCCGGTCAACCTGGCGGTGCAGACCGTGCTGTTCGCGGTGGCGCTGAGCGTTCTCGACGACTCGACGATCAACCAGGTCGGCACCGGGTGGGCGCTCGGCGAGCTGGCCTTCTGGGCGCCGCGGTTCGCCTACGTGTGGGTGGGCGCGGGGTCGGTCGCCGCCGTCTACCTGATCTTCGGGCTGCCCGGGTCGGGCGTCTCGGTGACCGAGGCGATCGTCGGGCTGGGCACCAACCTGGGCCTGCCGATCCTGCTCGGCACGGTCGGGCGGACCAACCAGCAGCTGGCCGTGCAGGCGATGCGCCGGGCCGAGTCGGAGCAGCGGGCGGCCCGTGCCGACGAGCGCAGCGCCATCGCCCGGGAGTTGCACGACGTGGTGGCCCATCACGTCGCGTCGATGGTGCTGCGGGTCGGGGTGGCGCGCCACGTGCTGCCCGGGATCGGCCCGGAGACGGCCGCCGTCTTCGACGACGTCCATCGGACCGGGACGGCGGCCTTGGCGGATCTGCGGCGGCTGGTCGCGGTGCTGCGAGACCCCGATGGCGTACGGGGAGACGCCGCCCTGACCGCGATCGAGCCGTCCGCCCTGCCCGCCGCACTGGACGGCGCCGTGGAGACGGCCCGCCGGGCGGGGGTGATCGTGGAGGCGGAGATCGACCCGGCGGTGGGCGGCCTGGACGCGGTCCGCGGTCTCGCCGTGCTCCGGCTCACCCAGGAGGCGCTCACCAACGTCGCCAAGCACGCCGGCCCGTCGGCCACCGCCCGGCTGCGGGTGTCGGTGTCCGGCGCCGATGTGGACTGGGAGGTCGCCGACGACGGTGGCGCCCGGGTCGCGCGGACGGAAACGCCGCCCGGCGGTGGGCACGGGCTGACCGGGATGCGGGAGCGGGTCGAGGTGCTCGGCGGTGTGCTGACGGCCGGGCCGTCCGGGCGTGGCTGGCGGGTGGGTACGGTGCTGCCCGGGGAGGCGTCTTGA